From Antedon mediterranea chromosome 9, ecAntMedi1.1, whole genome shotgun sequence, a single genomic window includes:
- the LOC140058379 gene encoding histone H2A-like: MSGRGKGGKAKGKAKSRSSRAGLQFPVGRVHRFLRKGNYASRVGAGAPVYMAAVLEYLTAEILELAGNAARDNKKSRIIPRHLQLAIRNDEELNRLLGSVTIAQGGVLPNIQAVLLPKKTQAKAK, translated from the coding sequence ATGTCTGGACGTGGCAAAGGAGGAAAAGCTAAAGGAAAGGCCAAGAGCCGGTCCAGCCGTGCTGGACTTCAGTTTCCAGTCGGTCGTGTTCACCGATTCTTGCGAAAAGGTAACTATGCATCCCGTGTCGGCGCTGGTGCCCCAGTCTACATGGCTGCCGTACTCGAATACTTGACTGCTGAAATCTTGGAGTTGGCTGGAAACGCTGCCCGTGATAACAAGAAGAGCAGAATCATCCCTCGTCATCTTCAACTTGCCATCCGTAATGATGAAGAGTTGAACAGACTTCTCGGAAGTGTGACCATTGCACAGGGAGGTGTACTACCAAACATCCAAGCTGTACTTCTACCAAAGAAGACCCAGGCCAAAGCCAAGTAA
- the LOC140058381 gene encoding histone H4 → MSGRGKGGKGLGKGGAKRHRKVLRDNIQGITKPAIRRLARRGGVKRISGLIYEETRGVLKVFLENVIRDAVTYTEHAKRKTVTAMDVVYALKRQGRTLYGFGG, encoded by the coding sequence ATGTCTGGACGTGGTAAAGGAGGAAAAGGACTTGGAAAAGGAGGCGCTAAGCGTCATCGTAAGGTGTTGCGTGATAATATCCAAGGGATCACAAAACCGGCTATCCGTCGTCTTGCTCGCCGTGGTGGTGTCAAGAGAATCTCTGGTCTCATCTACGAAGAAACTCGTGGTGTACTTAAGGTATTCCTTGAGAATGTCATTCGTGATGCTGTAACTTACACTGAGCATGCCAAGAGAAAGACCGTCACCGCCATGGATGTCGTCTACGCCTTGAAGAGACAAGGCCGAACCCTATACGGATTCGGTGGATAA
- the LOC140058944 gene encoding histone H1-like, translating to MADKTKTKKAAAKKPAAHPTYIDMISAAIGALKERNGSSRQAIAKYILANYKVDPANMKTHLRMALKRGVESNKLVQPKGTGASGSFKLNQAAAKADAAAKAKKEKAKKKAASDKEKKATKTKKPAAKKAKKPAAKKATKSPKKAKKSEKKKPSSKPKKAKSPAKKPKTKKPKKPKAKKASKSPKKAAAKK from the coding sequence ATGGCTGATAAAACTAAAACTAAGAAGGCTGCAGCAAAGAAGCCTGCTGCTCACCCTACTTACATCGACATGATTTCGGCAGCAATTGGTGCTTTGAAGGAAAGAAACGGTTCATCTCGTCAGGCTATTGCTAAGTACATTCTAGCCAACTACAAAGTAGATCCTGCCAACATGAAAACCCATCTCCGTATGGCGTTGAAACGCGGAGTCGAGAGCAACAAACTAGTCCAGCCTAAGGGTACTGGAGCCAGTGGTTCATTCAAGCTAAACCAGGCTGCAGCAAAAGCTGATGCGGCTGCAAAGGCAAAGAAGGAAAAAGCTAAGAAGAAGGCAGCTTCAGATAAGGAGAAGAAAGCAACAAAGACCAAAAAACCAGCTGCAAAGAAGGCAAAGAAACCAGCTGCAAAGAAGGCTACCAAGTCACCTAAAAAGGCAAAGAAGTCGGAGAAAAAGAAGCCATCTTCTAAGCCTAAGAAGGCTAAATCTCCTGCAAAGAAGCCAAAGACCAAGAAGCCTAAAAAGCCGAAAGCTAAAAAGGCTTCAAAATCACCAAAGAAGGCGGCTGCAAAGAAGTAA
- the LOC140058380 gene encoding histone H2B, gonadal-like, translating into MPPKTSGKAAKKAGKAKAVRTTDKKRKRKRKESYSIYIYKVLKQVHPDTGISSRAMGIMNSFVNDIFERIAGEASRLAHYNKKSTITSREVQTAVRLLLPGELAKHAVSEGTKAVTKYTSSK; encoded by the coding sequence ATGCCACCAAAAACTTCAGGAAAAGCTGCCAAGAAAGCCGGTAAGGCTAAGGCTGTAAGAACTACTGACAAGAAGAGGAAACGTAAGCGAAAGGAAAGCTACAGCATCTACATCTACAAGGTGTTGAAGCAAGTTCACCCAGACACTGGTATCTCCAGCAGAGCCATGGGAATCATGAACAGTTTCGTCAATGACATCTTCGAACGTATTGCAGGAGAAGCATCTCGTCTTGCTCACTACAACAAGAAATCGACCATCACCAGCAGGGAAGTCCAGACCGCTGTCCGTCTATTGCTTCCTGGTGAATTGGCTAAGCATGCTGTCTCTGAGGGTACCAAGGCTGTCACCAAATACACCAGCTCCAAGTAA
- the LOC140059024 gene encoding late histone H1-like: MADKTKTKKAAAKKPAAHPTYIDMISAAIGALKERNGSSRQAIAKYILANYKVDPANMKTHLRMALKRGVESNKLVQPKGTGASGSFKLNQAAAKADAAAKAKKEKAKKKAATDKEKKATKTKKPAAKKAKKPAAKKATKSPKKAKKSEKKKPSSKAKSPAKKPKTKKPKKPKTKKASKSPKKAAAKK; this comes from the coding sequence ATGGCTGATAAAACTAAAACTAAGAAGGCTGCAGCAAAGAAGCCTGCTGCTCACCCTACTTACATCGACATGATTTCGGCAGCAATTGGTGCTTTGAAGGAAAGAAACGGTTCATCTCGTCAGGCTATTGCTAAGTACATTCTAGCCAACTACAAAGTAGATCCCGCCAACATGAAAACCCATCTCCGTATGGCGTTGAAACGCGGAGTCGAGAGCAACAAACTGGTCCAGCCTAAGGGTACTGGAGCCAGTGGTTCATTCAAGCTAAACCAGGCTGCAGCAAAAGCTGATGCGGCTGCAAAGGCAAAGAAGGAAAAAGCTAAGAAGAAGGCAGCTACAGATAAGGAGAAGAAAGCAACGAAGACCAAAAAACCAGCTGCAAAGAAGGCGAAGAAACCAGCTGCAAAGAAGGCTACCAAGTCACCTAAAAAGGCAAAGAAGTCGGAGAAAAAGAAGCCATCTTCTAAGGCTAAATCTCCTGCAAAGAAGCCAAAAACCAAGAAGCCTAAAAAGCCGAAAACTAAAAAGGCTTCAAAATCACCAAAGAAGGCGGCTGCAAAGAAGTAA
- the LOC140058808 gene encoding histone H3-like, with amino-acid sequence MARTKQTARKSTGGKAPRKQLATKAARKSAPATGGVKKPHRYRPGTVALREIRRYQKSTELLIRKLPFQRLVREIAQDFKTDLRFQSSAVIALQEASEAYLVGLFEDTNLCAIHAKRVTIMPKDIQLARRIRGERA; translated from the coding sequence ATGGCTCGTACTAAGCAAACCGCACGTAAATCTACCGGAGGAAAAGCTCCCCGAAAACAACTTGCAACCAAGGCAGCACGAAAGAGTGCACCAGCCACCGGTGGAGTAAAGAAGCCTCATCGTTACAGGCCTGGAACCGTCGCTCTTCGTGAGATCCGTCGTTACCAGAAGAGCACTGAGCTTCTTATCCGAAAGCTCCCATTCCAACGTCTTGTCCGTGAAATCGCCCAAGATTTTAAGACAGATCTTCGTTTCCAGAGCTCAGCTGTCATTGCTCTTCAAGAGGCTAGCGAAGCATACCTAGTTGGGCTTTTCGAAGATACCAACTTGTGTGCCATCCACGCCAAACGTGTTACCATCATGCCAAAGGACATCCAACTTGCCCGCCGTATCCGTGGAGAACGTGCATAA